The genomic stretch TCGCAAAAGTTTAGGTCTGAAAGTGGCTGAAACAAACCTGGGGTTGCGGGCATGTCGACATTGCGCTTCGCTTCTGCGGTTATGGAAAGGACCTTTGCGCCTGGCACGACTGGTGCCGTGAATGTCGACCCATTACAGTTTTCACTGTGCTGAGGGGTTTCATCTGTGATGGCGGCCACAAATGTCCATAGCTGAAGTAAGACGAATAGTAACTGCATGGTAAGATATCAGAGTCGGGGTTGGATGGATATAGAAAGTCAATAACAGCAAAGTTGTAGTGGATTTATGTGCGTAGCATAGCTTCTCTGTGCCAGCAATTCTTGGTATGGGGCTTGTGGCTTGTAAACGCTCATGCTGATCTTGTATACTCTTATCAATGATAGGCACACTTACCACTACCTTCTCTAGCGTCTGTCTCTGAGTAAAGGTGGGTACGTGCTGTTGTGGCCTGACCTCATACGAGGTTCAGACATGTCCTAGTTGCCGGTAGACGAATCGAAGCGGTACTATAGTGGTAAGCAAAAGTTTTGTACATGAGCGGCTAGCAAGGGGGTGTTTTGGCTGGGGTAGACGTTACGTGCGTTTAATTACTCTAAATCGATTATATAAGCGCCGCTTATTGGTGCGGAGCGATCCGAAGTCCCATCGGATTAGCGTCTTTACATATAATGCTTTGGCCTGATACCATAGTAAGCTTGTGGCACCAACTTGTGCGAACTACCCCGGTCAGAATCTTAGCGTCAAAGCAAACTGCGAAAAAGGTGAGCGCATTGTAATGTCGTTACTTGCCGATCTGGCGATACTTCTGACAGTTAGTCCGCTGTTCCGTGTCATACTACAGTTAGCCAATTGCGATCTTGTGTGACGGAACACCACAAAAAGAATGTGCTCACCAGGGCACTTACAGCCCTCCAAACTCGGCCATGTTGCCCGAGAAGCAAGTCAGCATTTGAGAACCAACCGAAATCGCTTGTTGTAAGCGCTAGTCGTTTAGGAAAACTGGAGGGCCAAGATGGACCGCCACGAGCCACGAAAAGCGATACCGAATATCGCACTCTCTGGTTGGCATTGGCATTACAAACCGAATTAGCTTTGTGTGGCCTTTGTATGCAAGGCTATCCGTAATTGCCGCTTTACTGCTGGAATAGGATGAACTGCGCCTGCTACCTATTCGTCCTCGTGGCGATGCACAGCATCGACGCGCCTTGTTCTGAACGAAACACGGAATGTGCTGAAGACCCGCGTGAGCAATCAACCAATGAAGCATTTTGCTGCTACTGCAGACAACGAAATGTTCCACTTTCAAGCCTTTTGAGAGTTGAACCTGGCGTTGAAATGATGACAAGCTGTAAGACTCATGGTGACTATTGTAAGTGGCGAAAATATATAATTACAGGTGATGCATACTCGTCTTTCATCTTCTAGATGTTTTGTCCTTGCATCTATAACCCTGTTCACGATGAAGACGTCACCGCTACACGCTGCGGCATCGACTGCCCTGATCATTTTACCTGGTAGCGCATCTCTACTTTTCGTAAGAGAAGATACAACCTTGCAATACGACTTCACGAATGTAAGAGCTACTATATCGAACTCTTCGTGAAATGACTGACACCCGTAGCTAACAGCGAGCGAAACGCTGGACTGGAAACCTTGTTACACAAGCTTGTGAGGACAAAGCCACACCCCAAGACACACAACTGACTGAGAACAGCACATGTGCGTCTCTAGTTGTACCGCTCGACTACTCCGACGCCTCTGCTGGCAACACCACTCTAGCCATTATCAAGAAGCCTTCTCAAGCAGAGCCACCAGGTCATTCTTGAGTATGGCAAGTGGTGCTCGCAAATCTACTCCGTCAATGGCACCGCAAGATATGCTGGAACAGTGGCTACTGCGCAAGATATGCTTCACTATATCCAGCTTAGTGCGAAAGATCAAGGCAAGAATCCCGATGACGCGAAATTGTGGTTCTACGGTATCAGTTATGGAACGATCCTTGGCCCGACATTTGCGTCGCTCTACCCAGAAAAGGTCGAACGCATGATTCTCGACGGCGTCCTCGAGCTTGAAGACCACTATAAAGGAGCCTGGGAGAAATCCCTTGCCAATAGCGACGAAGCCGCACGTTTCTGGTTCAAGCGCTGCTTTGAAGCTGGGCCTCAGATCTGCGCCTTCCACCAGAACGCTACCTCATGGGAAGAGATTGAGCAACGATACTGGTCGCTTTTCAACGATCTGAAAGACAACCCCATCGGCCTCGGCGACCCCATCTCACAGGATGTTATTGACAGTGCTAAGGAAGGCACGATCGTCACCCCCCACGTCTTTACGTGGCAAGATCTTGTTAACCAGTTCTTTAGCGCAAGCTACATTATTGCACCCTTATTCTACTCCCTCCTCGATAAGACCTTGGTCGAACTGCAGACGGGCAACTACAGCCAGCTTCAATTCGTCGCCATCGCCGCCACAATCTCAACTTTCGCTCCCGTCTACGACGATCGCATGTCCCGAACGCTGATAAACTGCTTGGACGCTAATGGTCGCTCAAACTACACTGAATTCGGTGCGTACAAGGATTTCGTTAACTCCATGGCTAGTTCAAGCGCGTATGCTGGGTTGAAGGTGGCGACCTTTAGCGGGCCCATTTGCAGCCAATTGAACTTGTTCCCGCCGGAGAGTCAAGCTTTTGATGGTAAGTTTCATGGTACACGATATTTACTGTAACAAAAATTTCACACAACTCAGGCATTCCGAGGGTTGAAGGGAGGAAGCTTCCGATCTTGTTCGTCAGTGGCATTGCAGATCCCATTACGCCCTTGCCCTCAGCAGAGAGGATGCAGACGTACTTCCCTAGCTCAGGTCTGCTGAAATGGAACAACAGTGGTGTAAGTTTCTGATTGTTTTGCGTTTACAAAGAGCTGTGGTTGACTAGATATGGAAGCATTGCGCACATTTCCAAAAATCGGCTTGCGTGTCGCAATACGAGAAGCAGTTCATGCTTCATGGCACAATCCCGCCAGCCAATACCACGTGCGACATCGACCAGCCGAATCCGTTTTTGATTGCTGTTGAGCAATTGGCGGATGATGCGCAGAGCTAAGTTTAAGTAGGGAACTGTTTTGGTGTGTGGACGAAGTGGCAGCATATAGATGCAGACTATAACGAAAGTTACGTCTCCATACACGTGTGCACATTTGCTCGAATTGCACAACCACAATCAATACAGATGGTAGCAGCTCTGTACATATAGTCTCTGCACACATGCGCGAAAAATCGGAAGAACAGCGACTGCAACAACGATTTACAATATCGGTAGGTCTTTCCGCATCATCACTGCGGTCAGTAATCCAACTATACTTAGGTGGACTTCATGTGCGACCAACGCTTCTCTGTCACAGGAGATCCGAGCCAGCTTCTCATTCGTGCGCAGATATACGTGGTTGCCGAGAAAATAAGATGTTATCGGTCTCAAAGATTGTATCAAAGATGAACTGAGATGGAGCTGCAAAGGATTGTGGAACTATCTCGAGTTCACAACGGCTGCACGCCATGTAGTTGTCATTACCCCAGACTACGGCAAGGGTCTGCACACCATTGTCACCTAAACACTCTCCGACTATACAAGTCTTCTCGAGAAACCTGAAACTAAAAGCCCAACAATCGAGTACAATGTCTTATCTTGTGTGCTTTTATTGGAAAAGGCCAAGCCAAAGCTTGTTCTTTCACTTTACCTCAACAACAGAAGAGGACCTTCTCATACTATTGCGCTGGGTTGGGTTGTAGCGGAGTCGAGCCTTTTAGTTCCCGCTTCTCCGCATGCTAGTCGCGCGGTTCTAGCTATGCGTTCAGCATTAACTTTTTTGCGAGGGTGCCTGTCTTCCGCGTCGCCGCGAAACTCTGATGTACTACACATACATACCTGAACAATTTCTTAGGGCTTTACGTCACTTCACCTACTACATGACTTTTACAAAGAAAAACTTTCGTTTATAACTTACGCTGTAGGGCGCAAACCCTCTGAGCCAACTCTGGCACTAGAGCCTGTCGagcaacaagcctggaaAAGTGGAAATCGGGCGGGTCCAATTCATTGGAGGATTTTCTGAAACAGAATTCCCCTGACGACCCCCACGCACTATACAAGCTCCTCTCATCTCCTCTCTATGCTCTCTATGCTCCCCACTTATTGGAAGGTTTTGAAACACGCCTTCACCATTCTCCATGGAGAATCTCGACTCAGGAGATTCTGATCACGTCAATCATGAAGCCGGTGTACAGGTAACTGACTGGTGGCTAAGTCATCGAGTCGTGCATGTATCATTACCGGAAACTCATATACATGTGGCGTATCaagcagacttgtcaacaatcaatcgatcgacatgattgattcctatataggttaaagaattacttcattaggtAGCCTTTAgcctagataggaatcaatcatgccgatctgattgattgttgacaagtctggtATCAAGCATGTAGGCCAAGCAAGCCGAGCACTTTATTCACTCTTTCAAGCTTTTCTCCAGCATCAAGCATCTTTCACAATGGTTGCCTGAACTCTTGGTGTCTTCTTCACGTCGCTGGCGGCATCTGCAGTTGCAGCGCCGGCCCCGGCCATCACCCCTGCACCCAAGCCCGAGGTTGTTAAACGTGCCTCCAGCTGCACTTTCTCAGGCTCCAACGGAGCTGCTGAGGCATCCAAGTCGCAGTCATCATGCGCTACTACGGTCCTGTCCAACGTTGCCGTCCCTTCAGGCACTACGCTGGATCTCTCTAGCCTGGCTGACGGCACCACTGTCATCTTCGAGGGTACCACGAGTTGGGGCTGCAAGGAGTGGAAGGGTCCCCTTCTTGACATTCGCGGAAATAAAATCACTGTCAAGGGCGCTGCGGGATCTGTTCTCAATGGTGACGGAGCTCGTTGGTGGGATGGTGAGGGCGGTAACGGCGGAAAGATCAAGCCCAAGTTCTTCTCCGCGCACACACTAACCGACTCCTCCATCACCGGCATTACCATCAAGAACCCTCCCGTCCAGGTCGTCAGTATCAATGGATGTGATGGTCTTACCATTACGGACATGACTATCGATGCCTCTGAGGGtgacgaagacgagcagGGCCACAACACAGATGGTTTTGATATTGGCTCAAGCAGCAATGTCGTCATCGATGGTGctgtgaaggtcgtccgaagatgatcttgggttggttctcggggatagagtgatgcgatggacacgagggtgtatagcacgattggtagatcgatgtaatatacggggagttgagaatcaagtactaatccttagatttcgaagttgaacacaatgagctataggagctcattgcctaatgctatatacctatggtgctcgctgtcctcgctcagAGGAGTCCGAGGATTCCTCGGTGGCTGACGCGCGAGGAGCACTCCTCGGTGGCGTATGTACGAGGGGTGTGCCAAGACTTTTCCTCGTGCAtgccaagccgaggaggtCACGTGATTAAGCTCCCGTGTCACATATGGAGGGGTCAGCTATCCCGCCGACGCTCCTTAACTTAACCGCCGTGCCCCTTCCCACAGGTTCGTAACAGGTGCCAAGGTCTATAACCAGGACGATTGCGTGGCTGTAAACTCTGGTACCGTAAGTATTGGCCTATGATTACAGTATTGAAGCCTGCTAACGACACGAGTAGGACATCACCTTCAAGAATGGCTTCTGCTCTGGTGGACACGGTCTTTCCATTGGCTCGGTCGGTGGTCGTGACGACAACATGATTGACACTGTTACCTTCTCCAACTCCGAGGTCACCAAGTCTGTCAACCGCGTCCGCGTTAAGGCTAGCGCTGgtgtaacgggctgagccctaggtcacatgactaggccagcggcctagtcgcttccttccttctatcaCTCCTTCCCCTAGCAGACCGTGGGCCGTGCaccaacccaaacaaagcgggatggccgcccactgtcatggatcaaacccgcgacctctagtaagcgaggtggcccgtgcgccttaagcgaaggccacagccgaacaccaaagttcgacccgcgcaggtcttcgaacctGCACGCAATATCTCACTTAGTACTTAATACAGATACGGTCATCTCAACTATTGACGTCCCTCACACCCactttcctcttcttctcttcatctcgactgtaaatagcatctaGATTAGGTAGCTAgaatacagtacctacagaccgttcacataTAGTCGAGATTAAGAGGCAACTAAAGATACTGAAGATAACGAAGTGACGTTATGTTAGACACCGCTATACTAGACTCTACTAAGGGCACCTATATGCCAGTAAATAAAGTAAACCTGCTGCTAAGGTAGCTACTGTAGAAGATTAAAGAAATAAGTGATAGAGAGAAAGATATAAGTGCTAGGATAAGGATGCTAGAGACGTCTTCCTAACTACCTAACTATAAGGTAGACGCCATAAAGACGCCAAAGCTGACGATACTAACTACTAAAGCGAGCGACTCACCTATCTACACCGCCCTAAAGCCACGTCTAAGCTTACCTTACCCTCCTACGTTTAGCGGTAATAAATCATAATAGTAAGGATAGAAGCTAGAGATAGAAGGTAAAATCAAAGAAAATACCCTAGCTATTAGAAGCTTTAGGGCTTAGCTACGCTACATCTTTATACGCCTTAAAGGAGCAGTAAAGACAAATATTACAACGTTCTAACTACCTTGCATAGCTAAGGCGTTGTCACGGTAATCACCCTGATTCCCTGACACCTGAACGGCCATAGACGCTAGGTGCTCCCGTAAGCACCTGGCATCTGTTGATTAGCTAAGAGCAGCTAAGACCCCGCGCTAAGCGCACAGGCCCCGCTTATATCTGCTCACCGCAACTTGAACCTGTTCTGTTTCCTTACGCAACGTCTTGTATCTACACTAGATAGTAACTACGATCAATAAAGAACTGTAAAGACTATCTTCTGTCTGTGTTCGACTGCGACGTAGTCTCTCGTGACAGGCGTAAATCCTCGCGAGTCTAGGTTAAGAATATATTAGAtagtgtcggcatacacacggtgtgtcgcctaataaggcccaatgtaccgcctcgatcctacttcggcccaactcggacccaacgctatgtataccttcgtagcccccacattcgtagaatcatcatacaccagaataccaatacacaagattaccttagctactgttattcaccgtacgatcgtacaaggccttccaacactgatcagtgattgcacggcagtcacagacagttaggttaagaagagatagattctttaccccgcgcgttccctagattgcctatatcagcaaggcggagttatctatgctaagctcactgttagctatatcaggcgtcgttcgtggctagcgaccgaccgttacagccgtatcagaagcgttccaagacgccgtctatacacgcgccaaccgaccggttgagatttgacccgtgtacaacccacgaccaccgacgcatctctagcgaacgcagctagcgcaacaagcgtcaacaagaacacaatagcaggagagagaacatcatcggaaagagcaccggtagccaggacaccggcagtaggaatggcgagcagtagtagaagagtggtacccacactagaggcgctactagggaccacaaacataaaaccaagagaatggcatcacatcgatccagagatttgggaggacaacgttgaagctccagacgatgaggtagggattactacagcaacaacgtacattgcgcgtgcgattgcggactatacagatcgaccaacagcagatgaagaactcttttgggagttccgtcaggactttgaaggatggacagaggcaatgttcctacgtgcccagccaatatacacaaaggaactaaagcggatcctccgctttaagggagtgtatactggccgtattaatatggcacctagtgagtctctagctaggttattacgcatggaggagtacctagaatggcctcaggacgtattccagtcggctgtgtttgacacacgatcagctgcgcacatgttgcaagagcgggcactacggcaacaacgcagtgaaggatcagtacagtccacagacaggagattatcaagccaggcccagagccgaacccaaacgcctgtaaggacaagaggccgagacgtagacagtcggcaaacccgcgatcaagaccagacccacgcccgtgtgcaaggacgacaggagaccgttgaggaagaacaacagattcaggaccagctagcaaaaacgattgagaaagcccaaaaccaaccaatccgaagccagcctgtagagacaactgaatccgcaccgcagccagcctatcagcgcgtccaaagtcagcaacctcccctcacctacaacaacttcgaccgattccgcgagtatacaccagcatacccgcaacgtccgaagggactgagcgttcccccaattgtgccctctggtgaaacagacccgtacaaggcagttccaccaatcgagtttggcaatgagaaactggatcctaagacgatcaatgtcttcgtgaaaatgtgggaccgagacaaaaagtatacgggaaagccgtacgacctcctagacgataaattgaagatcttctacagcatctgttatcacgcagacatcgagccagggcagttccatgcagtctttccacggattctcgacggccgcgcagaggagtattacctccacttcgtcgatcagcggatggatacgttcttgactgcctacacaaagctcaagaaccacttcgacacagacgtcaaccacggccattactacgcggactggacgacgacatcgtttgtcaaagtccgcagggagaaccccgaaaagaacctccacgaggtccttgacatcatgctggacaagctccaattgtgtcaaagagcacttggacagcagtacatgggagaatacgcgctccgaacgactgtaatcacagcatgccgaggcgtgaaggagctcgagatggcactctacaagccgtctctagaatgcgaggttctgtttggagatctgcgatcgtcaatcgaaaactcactcgccatgaccgtctccgtcaacttcactgaggcggatacggatagccagtactacttggatcgtcggtacaacaacaacagctctggaagattgcgagggaattacaaccctcgcggtggacgcagcggattcacccgcggacgcggtgggcttcagcaccgctctggagtcaacacacaaatcgacaagaaatgttacgtctgcggcaagacaggctgttggtccacaaaccatacgcttgaagaaagaaaacgctcaaaagcgcagtacatcacacactgcgcgattacgggagagcaaatggagtttagcacatttctcgtcgcgtacgagggggaagaagtcgaccagttcttcctagaggagcaagacgaagatgatgaggaccaaagactggcagttaagtacctcacagatcaGGCCTTTCTGCACCACGTGACcggagaagacgtctacaggtgcaaggagcctattacgccgcaacgcagttccttatcgaggatcgatactcgcgaatcacgtaccaaggcattcttcctgacactggtgcctcaaatgtatcgacagccggaaaggagcagttctgggcgctccaaactgaggaccccaccgtaactctagatacgtctactgctggaaacgcatctgtgcaatttggcaaaggaagcgtcactacttcgattggaaccgcacatgtatcgacacagattggaaagatcaaatttgaggtcttgaacgcacccaccccgtttctcctctgtctgaaagacatggaccggctccacgtgtacttcaacaatactacggaccagctggtacaaggaaaagctacctttccagtgattcgcaaatggggacacccgtggttccacctaagcaaggcagagcgcgcgcgcgtattccttacggagactgagctccgacgcttacaccggaggttcgggcatccagccgtcgaacggctgatacgattgctcaaacgcgcaggacacgaggacgtggatgaacggctgctccgagagatccaaacgttctgccatcactgccaagcgcatgatccagcgccgcgccgattcaagtttaggctgaaagatgatcgggaattcaacttcgagatcctcgtagatgtgatgtatctgagtgggaaaccagtgcttcacgtgatcgattcggctacaacattcaacggcgcgcgatttctaccgtctatgagcgcgaaagacacctgggaagcactccgcctgctctggattgatacataccaagggccgccagatatcgtcacccacgacgccggcaccaacttcgcgtcagtcgaattcagatcagaggcgaagatcatgggaatcacatgtaaacaagtgccaaccgaggcccattggtctatcggcaaggtagaaagataccacgcaccgctcagacgcgcgtacgagatcctgaggacagagcttgacactggcaccagcgacgccgcagtgttgcagatggcagtcaaggccgtcaacgacaccgcaggcccagacgggctcgtacccacgctgctcgtcttcggtgcataccccggatatccatggattcaccaccatctccctcgataacccatcgcgcggaggcaatccagaaagcgatgagggcgctgcggaaggcctcagcggaacatgcggtgagcaacgcacttggtaccaggaatgggcctactacagacggggtactgtcactgcctcttcagagtgaggtgatggtatggcgcgagaagaatggatggcaagggccgtatagagtcatcgatatgaaggaccacgatgttactgtagacatgatcaacggcccaacgacgttccgatccactgtcgtaaaaccgtactatcgcgatctgactacagcgatagacggcgcagatcaaggcacaggtggatctccgaccacagacgaagcgattgctgatgaaccgccactaccggtaccaccggcggaagccaaccaagcggctcagccgcgcaagcggggccgcccacctggatcaaagaacaagcccaaggtgcagtacctgtcgaagaaggaggaggacgattacgccctggccgtcaagctacgcaatgacggcgtgattaacgtcccgggcgctccattcgaagcatccgatcagaaggagatcgacgacctcgtcggccgtggagtattcagttttgagctgtttgatccaactctacacggcgggtatcgtatcttcaaatcgcgcatggtccgcgaagtcaaaggcaagaccatggtcccgtacgagaaatcacgcctcgttgttcaaggttacaatgacgagggcaaacacgagatcctgacgcagtcgccaaccatccaacgagccagccagcgcctgattctagccctagcgcctgcattactcgatgagggcatggttgtggaactacgagatatcacgcaagcgtacccacaggcacaaacagagctattccgcacggttttagcgcacctcccaaaggagcttataacaaagtatcccaagggaacaattattcgcgtaatcaagccactctatggaatcgcggaagcaggagtccactggtttgctacgtaccaaggacaccactgcaaggagctcgacatggctacatcaacgtatgacccgtgcctcctgatcacgaacgggagacgggaagcgtttggaatagtgggcctgcagacagacgatactctcgcgattgggacgcctgcattctctggtgcagaagacgctgcgctccagaaagccaattttcgagctaagcccaaggagagactgtccaaagaagtatcactcgagttcaacggatgtactctaacgttgcgcggagacacgattctacttacgcagaagggacaaggtgccaagatcgaaatcattgatccgaaggcagcaaaccgagcacagaagtacatggagcagcgcgcgcgtggcgcgtacattgcgtcgatatgccaacctgaagcatcgttcgatctttccgcggctgcgcaaatacaacaacctaaggacacagaatacgtgaagcttaaccgccggctgcagtggcaatctgagagcatacaacgaggcctgcgatacgtccctctcgacctcgctacagcaaagctggtagtgttcacagacggatccttcgcgaacaaccaagaccttagctcacagctagggtacctacttatccttgcgaatgagtcgagtcgacaagacagcacgtttgatattcgtggtaacgtaatccattggagttcgaccaaatgcaaacgcgttacccggagcgttcttgcctcagaaacgtacggcatggttagcggtgtcgacatcgctatcgctatcctaacaaccctcaagataattacaggacgcctaggtctaccaccgatcccacttattgtgtgtacggattcatactccttgtatgaatgcctcgtcaaactcggaacaactgctgagaagcgactgatgatcgacatcatggcgcttcggcagtcatacgagcgtcgcgagatcactgagatccgctggatcaacggagaggacaaccccgcggacgcattcacgaaagcaacaccaaatcgcgcgttagaacgtttcatcgaaagcaacaagctgtcaatccgagtagagggatctgtgcagcgacctacggagtaggcacatatgcctatttggaatccctctcattgtgccctttttagaagacccgtttttccttacatcagtcgttacaataagaaaagattgccagtgtcggcatacacacggtgtgtcgcctaataaggcccaatgtaccgcctcgatcctacttcggcccaactcggacccaacgctatgtataccttcgtagcccccacattcgtagaatcatcatacaccagaataccaatacacaagattaccttagctactgttattcaccgtacgatcgtacaaggccttccaacagATAGTTAGTTATTTACTATTCAGTAgtgtcaagcgtcaaggttggggagaatcatgTTGTATTAGAGCTGTGTCTggaagaggtctatatacgcAGTGGGAAGAGTGAGtgaaggagctaggccgtaaaggtactagcgggtaaatgggtggctgcctggttgcccaaggaggagccaagggataagccctatggccgacaaGTAGTAGTAAGCTTATAGCGGCCGTTGCGACTTTCTAGGCGATGTGTGATTCTA from Pyrenophora tritici-repentis strain M4 chromosome 1, whole genome shotgun sequence encodes the following:
- a CDS encoding Glyco-hydro-28 domain containing protein; this encodes MKPVYSCTFSGSNGAAEASKSQSSCATTVLSNVAVPSGTTLDLSSLADGTTVIFEGTTSWGCKEWKGPLLDIRGNKITVKGAAGSVLNGDGARWWDGEGGNGGKIKPKFFSAHTLTDSSITGITIKNPPVQVVSINGCDGLTITDMTIDASEGDEDEQGHNTDGFDIGSSSNVVIDGAVKVVRR
- a CDS encoding TAP domain protein — encoded protein: MLHYIQLSAKDQGKNPDDAKLWFYGISYGTILGPTFASLYPEKVERMILDGVLELEDHYKGAWEKSLANSDEAARFWFKRCFEAGPQICAFHQNATSWEEIEQRYWSLFNDLKDNPIGLGDPISQDVIDSAKEGTIVTPHVFTWQDLVNQFFSASYIIAPLFYSLLDKTLVELQTGNYSQLQFVAIAATISTFAPVYDDRMSRTLINCLDANGRSNYTEFGAYKDFVNSMASSSAYAGLKVATFSGPICSQLNLFPPESQAFDGIPRVEGRKLPILFVSGIADPITPLPSAERMQTYFPSSGLLKWNNSGHCAHFQKSACVSQYEKQFMLHGTIPPANTTCDIDQPNPFLIAVEQLADDAQS
- a CDS encoding endo-polygalacturonase precursor, with amino-acid sequence MLYTYGARCPRSEESEDSSVADARGALLGGVYNQDDCVAVNSGTDITFKNGFCSGGHGLSIGSVGGRDDNMIDTVTFSNSEVTKSVNRVRVKASAGVTG